A single Oryza brachyantha chromosome 8, ObraRS2, whole genome shotgun sequence DNA region contains:
- the LOC102712104 gene encoding uncharacterized protein LOC102712104, producing MTKLFKEGPATISSHPTHRQGHKLKLVNTAGEMFQCDGCMERGHGPRYRCEPCNFDLHTCCALAPEAMEHHRLFPGCRFVLLREPLAAATANARGTLCDACGDRLHARGLVYHCADRDLDLHPTCASLPAQFTVGDHRFELAKESSRRCGRCREKCREFWFYRSHVDGEPLHLHVSCLKTMQALPSSSQNFAVADGEIMQVVSSPAMQGLLQSLPKRKTNGRSGLERFLTIVAGAIRVIIALIFGDPTAMIVAVAGAILNS from the coding sequence ATGACTAAGCTCTTCAAGGAAGGTCCTGCGACGATCTCCTCCCACCCCACTCACCGGCAGGGTCACAAGCTGAAACTAGTGAACACCGCCGGCGAGATGTTCCAGTGCGACGGCTGCATGGAACGCGGCCACGGCCCCAGGTACCGGTGCGAGCCGTGCAACTTCGACCTGCACACGTGCTGCGCGCTGGCGCCGGAGGCCATGGAGCACCACCGCCTCTTCCCCGGCTGCAGGTTCGTCCTCCTGCGGGAGCCCCTggccgcggccaccgccaaCGCCCGCGGGACGCTCTGCGACGCCTGCGGCGACCGCTTGCACGCGCGCGGCCTGGTCTACCACTGCGCTGACCGTGACCTCGACCTCCACCCGACGTGCGCGTCCCTGCCGGCGCAGTTCACCGTCGGCGACCACCGCTTCGAGCTCGCCAAGGAGTCGTCCAGACGGTGCGGCCGGTGCCGGGAGAAGTGCCGCGAGTTCTGGTTCTACCGGTCCCacgtcgacggcgagccgcTGCACCTTCACGTCTCGTGCCTCAAGACCATGCAGGCTCTCCCGAGCAGCTCGCAgaacttcgccgtcgccgacggcgagatCATGCAGGTGGTGAGCTCGCCGGCAATGCAGGGCCTCCTGCAGAGCCTGCCCAAGAGGAAGACGAATGGCCGCAGTGGCCTGGAGCGGTTCTTGacgatcgtcgccggcgccataCGCGTCATCATCGCTCTCATCTTCGGTGATCCCACAGCCATGATTGTAGCGGTGGCAGGCGCGATCCTCAACTCCTAA